A single Pan troglodytes isolate AG18354 chromosome 19, NHGRI_mPanTro3-v2.0_pri, whole genome shotgun sequence DNA region contains:
- the UNC13D gene encoding protein unc-13 homolog D isoform X1, protein MSPVGPGRLSNWLSSRETPLGSPHPGRHPTPPCPAPPHVWTHSRKWGENPPGPSTSGQGRAEKATMATLLSHPQQRPPFLRQAIKIRRRRVRDLQDPPPQMAPEIQPPSHHFSPEQRALLYEDALYTVLHRLGQPEPNHVTEASELLRYLQEAFHVEPKEHQQTLQRVRELEKPIFCLKATVKQAKGILGKDVSGFSDPYCLLGIEQGVGVPGGSPGSRQRQKAVVRHTIPEEETHRTQVITQTLNPVWDETFILEFEDITNASFHLDMWDLDTVESVRQKLGELTDLHGLRRIFKEARKDKGQDDFLGNVVLRLQDLRCREDQWYPLEPRTETYPDRGQCHLQFQLIHKRRATSASRSQPSYTVHLHLLQQLVSHEVTQHEAGSTSWDGSLSPQAATVLFLHATQKDLSDFHQSMAQWLAYSRLYQSLEFPSSCLLHPITSIEYQWIQGRLKAEQQEELAASFSSLLTYGLSLIRRFRSVFPLSVSDSPARLQSLLRVLVQMCKMKAFGELCPNTAPLPQLVTEALQTGTTEWFHLKQQHHQPMVQGIPEAGKALLGLVQDVIGDLHQCQRTWDKIFHNTLKIHLFSMAFRELQWLVAKRVQDHTTAVGDAVSPEMGESLFQLYISLKELYQLRMSSSERDGVLALDNFHRWFQPAIPSWLQKTYNEALARVQRAVQMDELVPLGELTKHSTSAVDLSTCFAQISHTARQLDWPDPEEAFMITVKFVEDTCRLALVYCSLIKARARELSSGQKDQGQAANMLCVVVNDMEQLRLVIGKLPAQLAWEALEQRVGAVLEQGQLQNTLHAQLQSALAGLGHEIRTGVRTLAEQLEVGIAKHIQKLVGVRESVLPEDAILPLMKFLEVELCYMNTNLVQENFSSLLTLLWTHTLTVLVEAAASQRSSSLASNRLKIALQNLEICFHAEGCGLPPEALHTATFQALQRDLELQAASSRELIRKYFCSRIQQQAETTSEELGAVTVKASYRASEQKLRVELLSASSLLPLDSNGSSDPFVQLTLEPRHEFPELAARETQKHKKDLHPLFDETFEFLVPAEPCRKAGACLLLTVLDYDTLGADDLEGEAFLPLREVPGLSGSEEPGEVPQTRLPLTYPAPNGDPILQLLEGRKGDREAQVFVRLRRHRTKQASQHALRPAP, encoded by the exons ATGTCACCTGTGGGGCCAGGCAGGCTGAGCAACTGGCTGTCCTCCAGGGAGACGCCTCTTGGGAGCCCCCACCCTGGgcgccaccccaccccaccctgccccgccccaccccacgtCTGGACGCACTCGAGGAAGTGGGGTGAGAACCCCCCCGGGCCCAG CACCAGCGGACAGGGAAGGGCAGAGAAGGCCACCATGGCGACACTCCTCTCCCATCCGCAGCAGCGCCCTCCCTTCTTGCGCCAGGCCATCAAGATAAGGCGCCGCAGAGTCAGAGATCTACAGGATCCCCCGCCCCAAATGGCCCCGGAG ATCCAGCCTCCATCCCACCACTTCTCCCCCGAGCAG CGGGCCCTGCTCTACGAGGACGCACTCTACACTGTCTTGCACCGCCTGGGTCAGCCTGAGCCCAACCATGTGACGGAGGCCTCTGAGCTGCTGCGATACCTGCAGGAG GCCTTCCACGTGGAGCCCAAGGAGCACCAGCAGACACTGCAGCGGGTCAGGGAGCTTGAG AAGCCAATATTTTGTCTGAAGGCAACAGTGAAACAGGCCAAGGGCATTCTGGGCAAAGATGTCAGTG GGTTCAGCGACCCCTACTGCCTGCTGGGCATTGAGCAGGGGGTAGGTGTGCCGGGGGGCAGTCCCGGGTCCCGGCAGCGGCAGAAGGCTGTGGTGAGGCACACCATACCCGAGGAGGAGACCCACCGCACGCAGGTCATCACCCAGACACTCAACCCCGTCTGGGACGAGACCTTCATCCT GGAGTTTGAGGACATCACCAATGCGAGCTTTCATCTGGACATGTG GGACCTGGACACTGTGGAGTCTGTCCGACAGAAGCTTGGGGAGCTCACGGATCTGCATGGGCTTCGCAG GATCTTTAAAGAGGCCCGGAAGGACAAAGGCCAGGACGACTTTCTGGGGAACGTGGTTCTGAGGCTGCAG GACCTGCGCTGCCGAGAGGACCAGTGGTACCCCCTGGAACCCCGCACTGAGACCTACCCAGACCGAGGCCAGTGCCACCTCCAGTTCCAACTCATCCATAAGCGG AGAGCCACTTCGGCCAGCCGCTCGCAGCCCAGCTACACCgtgcacctccacctcctgcagcAGCTTGTGTCCCACGAGGTCACCCAGCACGAG GCGGGAAGCACCTCCTGGGACGGGTCGCTGAGTCCCCAGGCTGCCACCGTCCTCTTTCTGCACGCCACACAGAAGGACCTGTCCGACTTCCACCAGTCCATGGC GCAGTGGCTGGCCTACAGCCGCCTCTACCAGAGCCTGGAGTTCCCCAGCAGCTGCCTCCTGCACCCCATCACCAGCATCGAGTACCAGTGGATCCAGGGTCGGCTCAAGGCAGAACAG CAGGAGGAGCTGGCCGCCTCATTCAGCTCCCTGCTGACCTACGGCCTCTCCCTCATCCGGAGGTTCCGCTCTGTCTTCCCCCTCTCTGTCTCGGACTCCCCAGCCCGGCTGCAGTCTCTTCTCAG GGTCCTGGTACAGATGTGCAAGATGAAGGCCTTTGGAGAACTGTGCCCCAACACCGCCCCATTGCCCCAGCTGGTGACTGAGGCCCTGCAG ACTGGCACCACTGAATGGTTCCACCTGAAGCAGCAGCACCATCAACCCATGGTGCAG GGCATCCCGGAGGCAGGCAAGGCCTTGCTGGGCCTGGTACAGGATGTCATTGGCGACCTGCACCAGTGCCAGCGCACATGGGACAAGATCTTCCACAA TACCCTCAAGATCCACCTCTTCTCCATGGCTTTCCGGGAGCTGCAGTGGCTA GTGGCCAAGCGGGTGCAGGACCACACGACGGCTGTGGGTGATGCAGTGTCCCCAGAGATGGGCGAGAGTCTGTTCCAGCTCTACATCAGCCTCAAGGAGCTCTACCAGCTGCGCATGAGCTCCTCAGAGAG GGATGGAGTTCTGGCCCTGGATAATTTCCACCGCTGGTTCCAGCCGGCCATCCCCTCCTGGCTGCAGAAGACGTACAACGAGGCCCTGGCGCGGGTGCAGCGCGCTGTGCAGATGGATGAG CTGGTGCCCCTGGGTGAACTGACCAAGCACAGCACATCAGCGGTGGATCTATCCACCTGCTTTGCCCAGATCAGCCACACTGCCCGGCAGCTGGACTGGCCAGACCCAGAGGAGGCCTTCATGATTACCGTCAAGTTTGTGGAG GACACCTGTCGCCTGGCCCTGGTGTACTGCAGCCTTATAAAGGCCCGGGCCCGCGAGCTCTCTTCAGGCCAGAAGGACCAAGGCCAGGCAGCCAACATG ctgtgtgtggtggtgaatGACATGGAGCAGCTGCGGCTGGTGATCGGCAAGTTGCCTGCCCAGCTGGCATGGGAGGCCCTGGAGCAGCGGGTAGGGGCCGTGCTGGAGCAGGGGCAGCTGCAGAACACGCTGCATGCCCAGCTGCAGAGTGCGCTGGCCGGGCTGGGCCATGAGATCCGCACTGGCGTCCGCACCCTGGCCGAGCAG TTGGAGGTGGGCATCGCCAAGCACATCCAGAAACTGGTGGGCGTCAGGGAGTCCGTCCTGCCTGAGGAT GCCATTCTGCCCCTGATGAAGTTCCTGGAGGTGGAGCTTTGCTACATGAACACCAACTTGGTGCAGGAGAACTTCAGCAG CCTCCTGACCCTGCTCTGGACCCACACGCTCACAGTGCTGGTGGAGGCGGCCGCCTCCCAGCGCAGCTCATCCCTGGCTTCCAACAGGCTGAAGATTGCCCTGCAG AACCTGGAGATCTGCTTCCACGCTGAGGGCTGTGGCCTGCCACCCGAGGCCCTGCACACTGCCACCTTCCAG GCTCTGCAGAGGGACCTGGAGCTGCAGGCGGCCTCCAGCCGGGAACTCATCCGGAAGTACTTCTGCAGCCGAATCCAGCAGCAG gcAGAAACCACCTCTGAGGAGCTGGGGGCTGTGACAGTCAAGGCCTCCTACCGCGCCTCTGAGCAGAAGCTGCGTGTGGAGCTGCTCAGCGCCTCCAGCCTGCTGCCCCTGGACTCCAATG GCTCCAGCGACCCCTTTGTCCAGCTGACCTTGGAGCCCAGGCATGAGTTCCCTGAGCTGGCGGCCCGGGAGACCCAGAAGCACAAGAAGGACCTTCACCCATTGTTTGATGAGACCTTTGAATT CCTGGTGCCTGCTGAGCCGTGCCGCAAGGCTGGGGCATGCCTCCTGCTCACCGTGCTGGACTACGACACGCTGGGGGCTGACGACCTGGAAGGCGAGGCTTTCCTGCCGCTGCGTGAGGTGCCCGGGCTGAGTGGCTCTGAGGAGCCTGGTGAGGTGCCTCAGACCCGCCTGCCCCTCACGTACCCCGCACCCAACG GGGACCCAATCCTGCAGCTGCTGGAGGGCCGGAAGGGTGACCGAGAGGCCCAGGTCTTTGTGAGGCTGCGGCGGCACCGGACCAAGCAGGCCTCCCAGCATGCCTTGCGGCCGGCACCGTAG
- the UNC13D gene encoding protein unc-13 homolog D isoform X11: MWDLDTVESVRQKLGELTDLHGLRRIFKEARKDKGQDDFLGNVVLRLQDLRCREDQWYPLEPRTETYPDRGQCHLQFQLIHKRRATSASRSQPSYTVHLHLLQQLVSHEVTQHEAGSTSWDGSLSPQAATVLFLHATQKDLSDFHQSMAQWLAYSRLYQSLEFPSSCLLHPITSIEYQWIQGRLKAEQQEELAASFSSLLTYGLSLIRRFRSVFPLSVSDSPARLQSLLRVLVQMCKMKAFGELCPNTAPLPQLVTEALQTGTTEWFHLKQQHHQPMVQGIPEAGKALLGLVQDVIGDLHQCQRTWDKIFHNTLKIHLFSMAFRELQWLVAKRVQDHTTAVGDAVSPEMGESLFQLYISLKELYQLRMSSSERDGVLALDNFHRWFQPAIPSWLQKTYNEALARVQRAVQMDELVPLGELTKHSTSAVDLSTCFAQISHTARQLDWPDPEEAFMITVKFVEDTCRLALVYCSLIKARARELSSGQKDQGQAANMLCVVVNDMEQLRLVIGKLPAQLAWEALEQRVGAVLEQGQLQNTLHAQLQSALAGLGHEIRTGVRTLAEQLEVGIAKHIQKLVGVRESVLPEDAILPLMKFLEVELCYMNTNLVQENFSSLLTLLWTHTLTVLVEAAASQRSSSLASNRLKIALQNLEICFHAEGCGLPPEALHTATFQALQRDLELQAASSRELIRKYFCSRIQQQAETTSEELGAVTVKASYRASEQKLRVELLSASSLLPLDSNGSSDPFVQLTLEPRHEFPELAARETQKHKKDLHPLFDETFEFLVPAEPCRKAGACLLLTVLDYDTLGADDLEGEAFLPLREVPGLSGSEEPGEVPQTRLPLTYPAPNGDPILQLLEGRKGDREAQVFVRLRRHRTKQASQHALRPAP, from the exons ATGTG GGACCTGGACACTGTGGAGTCTGTCCGACAGAAGCTTGGGGAGCTCACGGATCTGCATGGGCTTCGCAG GATCTTTAAAGAGGCCCGGAAGGACAAAGGCCAGGACGACTTTCTGGGGAACGTGGTTCTGAGGCTGCAG GACCTGCGCTGCCGAGAGGACCAGTGGTACCCCCTGGAACCCCGCACTGAGACCTACCCAGACCGAGGCCAGTGCCACCTCCAGTTCCAACTCATCCATAAGCGG AGAGCCACTTCGGCCAGCCGCTCGCAGCCCAGCTACACCgtgcacctccacctcctgcagcAGCTTGTGTCCCACGAGGTCACCCAGCACGAG GCGGGAAGCACCTCCTGGGACGGGTCGCTGAGTCCCCAGGCTGCCACCGTCCTCTTTCTGCACGCCACACAGAAGGACCTGTCCGACTTCCACCAGTCCATGGC GCAGTGGCTGGCCTACAGCCGCCTCTACCAGAGCCTGGAGTTCCCCAGCAGCTGCCTCCTGCACCCCATCACCAGCATCGAGTACCAGTGGATCCAGGGTCGGCTCAAGGCAGAACAG CAGGAGGAGCTGGCCGCCTCATTCAGCTCCCTGCTGACCTACGGCCTCTCCCTCATCCGGAGGTTCCGCTCTGTCTTCCCCCTCTCTGTCTCGGACTCCCCAGCCCGGCTGCAGTCTCTTCTCAG GGTCCTGGTACAGATGTGCAAGATGAAGGCCTTTGGAGAACTGTGCCCCAACACCGCCCCATTGCCCCAGCTGGTGACTGAGGCCCTGCAG ACTGGCACCACTGAATGGTTCCACCTGAAGCAGCAGCACCATCAACCCATGGTGCAG GGCATCCCGGAGGCAGGCAAGGCCTTGCTGGGCCTGGTACAGGATGTCATTGGCGACCTGCACCAGTGCCAGCGCACATGGGACAAGATCTTCCACAA TACCCTCAAGATCCACCTCTTCTCCATGGCTTTCCGGGAGCTGCAGTGGCTA GTGGCCAAGCGGGTGCAGGACCACACGACGGCTGTGGGTGATGCAGTGTCCCCAGAGATGGGCGAGAGTCTGTTCCAGCTCTACATCAGCCTCAAGGAGCTCTACCAGCTGCGCATGAGCTCCTCAGAGAG GGATGGAGTTCTGGCCCTGGATAATTTCCACCGCTGGTTCCAGCCGGCCATCCCCTCCTGGCTGCAGAAGACGTACAACGAGGCCCTGGCGCGGGTGCAGCGCGCTGTGCAGATGGATGAG CTGGTGCCCCTGGGTGAACTGACCAAGCACAGCACATCAGCGGTGGATCTATCCACCTGCTTTGCCCAGATCAGCCACACTGCCCGGCAGCTGGACTGGCCAGACCCAGAGGAGGCCTTCATGATTACCGTCAAGTTTGTGGAG GACACCTGTCGCCTGGCCCTGGTGTACTGCAGCCTTATAAAGGCCCGGGCCCGCGAGCTCTCTTCAGGCCAGAAGGACCAAGGCCAGGCAGCCAACATG ctgtgtgtggtggtgaatGACATGGAGCAGCTGCGGCTGGTGATCGGCAAGTTGCCTGCCCAGCTGGCATGGGAGGCCCTGGAGCAGCGGGTAGGGGCCGTGCTGGAGCAGGGGCAGCTGCAGAACACGCTGCATGCCCAGCTGCAGAGTGCGCTGGCCGGGCTGGGCCATGAGATCCGCACTGGCGTCCGCACCCTGGCCGAGCAG TTGGAGGTGGGCATCGCCAAGCACATCCAGAAACTGGTGGGCGTCAGGGAGTCCGTCCTGCCTGAGGAT GCCATTCTGCCCCTGATGAAGTTCCTGGAGGTGGAGCTTTGCTACATGAACACCAACTTGGTGCAGGAGAACTTCAGCAG CCTCCTGACCCTGCTCTGGACCCACACGCTCACAGTGCTGGTGGAGGCGGCCGCCTCCCAGCGCAGCTCATCCCTGGCTTCCAACAGGCTGAAGATTGCCCTGCAG AACCTGGAGATCTGCTTCCACGCTGAGGGCTGTGGCCTGCCACCCGAGGCCCTGCACACTGCCACCTTCCAG GCTCTGCAGAGGGACCTGGAGCTGCAGGCGGCCTCCAGCCGGGAACTCATCCGGAAGTACTTCTGCAGCCGAATCCAGCAGCAG gcAGAAACCACCTCTGAGGAGCTGGGGGCTGTGACAGTCAAGGCCTCCTACCGCGCCTCTGAGCAGAAGCTGCGTGTGGAGCTGCTCAGCGCCTCCAGCCTGCTGCCCCTGGACTCCAATG GCTCCAGCGACCCCTTTGTCCAGCTGACCTTGGAGCCCAGGCATGAGTTCCCTGAGCTGGCGGCCCGGGAGACCCAGAAGCACAAGAAGGACCTTCACCCATTGTTTGATGAGACCTTTGAATT CCTGGTGCCTGCTGAGCCGTGCCGCAAGGCTGGGGCATGCCTCCTGCTCACCGTGCTGGACTACGACACGCTGGGGGCTGACGACCTGGAAGGCGAGGCTTTCCTGCCGCTGCGTGAGGTGCCCGGGCTGAGTGGCTCTGAGGAGCCTGGTGAGGTGCCTCAGACCCGCCTGCCCCTCACGTACCCCGCACCCAACG GGGACCCAATCCTGCAGCTGCTGGAGGGCCGGAAGGGTGACCGAGAGGCCCAGGTCTTTGTGAGGCTGCGGCGGCACCGGACCAAGCAGGCCTCCCAGCATGCCTTGCGGCCGGCACCGTAG
- the UNC13D gene encoding protein unc-13 homolog D isoform X12 produces MWDLDTVESVRQKLGELTDLHGLRRIFKEARKDKGQDDFLGNVVLRLQDLRCREDQWYPLEPRTETYPDRGQCHLQFQLIHKRRATSASRSQPSYTVHLHLLQQLVSHEVTQHEAGSTSWDGSLSPQAATVLFLHATQKDLSDFHQSMAQWLAYSRLYQSLEFPSSCLLHPITSIEYQWIQGRLKAEQEELAASFSSLLTYGLSLIRRFRSVFPLSVSDSPARLQSLLRVLVQMCKMKAFGELCPNTAPLPQLVTEALQTGTTEWFHLKQQHHQPMVQGIPEAGKALLGLVQDVIGDLHQCQRTWDKIFHNTLKIHLFSMAFRELQWLVAKRVQDHTTAVGDAVSPEMGESLFQLYISLKELYQLRMSSSERDGVLALDNFHRWFQPAIPSWLQKTYNEALARVQRAVQMDELVPLGELTKHSTSAVDLSTCFAQISHTARQLDWPDPEEAFMITVKFVEDTCRLALVYCSLIKARARELSSGQKDQGQAANMLCVVVNDMEQLRLVIGKLPAQLAWEALEQRVGAVLEQGQLQNTLHAQLQSALAGLGHEIRTGVRTLAEQLEVGIAKHIQKLVGVRESVLPEDAILPLMKFLEVELCYMNTNLVQENFSSLLTLLWTHTLTVLVEAAASQRSSSLASNRLKIALQNLEICFHAEGCGLPPEALHTATFQALQRDLELQAASSRELIRKYFCSRIQQQAETTSEELGAVTVKASYRASEQKLRVELLSASSLLPLDSNGSSDPFVQLTLEPRHEFPELAARETQKHKKDLHPLFDETFEFLVPAEPCRKAGACLLLTVLDYDTLGADDLEGEAFLPLREVPGLSGSEEPGEVPQTRLPLTYPAPNGDPILQLLEGRKGDREAQVFVRLRRHRTKQASQHALRPAP; encoded by the exons ATGTG GGACCTGGACACTGTGGAGTCTGTCCGACAGAAGCTTGGGGAGCTCACGGATCTGCATGGGCTTCGCAG GATCTTTAAAGAGGCCCGGAAGGACAAAGGCCAGGACGACTTTCTGGGGAACGTGGTTCTGAGGCTGCAG GACCTGCGCTGCCGAGAGGACCAGTGGTACCCCCTGGAACCCCGCACTGAGACCTACCCAGACCGAGGCCAGTGCCACCTCCAGTTCCAACTCATCCATAAGCGG AGAGCCACTTCGGCCAGCCGCTCGCAGCCCAGCTACACCgtgcacctccacctcctgcagcAGCTTGTGTCCCACGAGGTCACCCAGCACGAG GCGGGAAGCACCTCCTGGGACGGGTCGCTGAGTCCCCAGGCTGCCACCGTCCTCTTTCTGCACGCCACACAGAAGGACCTGTCCGACTTCCACCAGTCCATGGC GCAGTGGCTGGCCTACAGCCGCCTCTACCAGAGCCTGGAGTTCCCCAGCAGCTGCCTCCTGCACCCCATCACCAGCATCGAGTACCAGTGGATCCAGGGTCGGCTCAAGGCAGAACAG GAGGAGCTGGCCGCCTCATTCAGCTCCCTGCTGACCTACGGCCTCTCCCTCATCCGGAGGTTCCGCTCTGTCTTCCCCCTCTCTGTCTCGGACTCCCCAGCCCGGCTGCAGTCTCTTCTCAG GGTCCTGGTACAGATGTGCAAGATGAAGGCCTTTGGAGAACTGTGCCCCAACACCGCCCCATTGCCCCAGCTGGTGACTGAGGCCCTGCAG ACTGGCACCACTGAATGGTTCCACCTGAAGCAGCAGCACCATCAACCCATGGTGCAG GGCATCCCGGAGGCAGGCAAGGCCTTGCTGGGCCTGGTACAGGATGTCATTGGCGACCTGCACCAGTGCCAGCGCACATGGGACAAGATCTTCCACAA TACCCTCAAGATCCACCTCTTCTCCATGGCTTTCCGGGAGCTGCAGTGGCTA GTGGCCAAGCGGGTGCAGGACCACACGACGGCTGTGGGTGATGCAGTGTCCCCAGAGATGGGCGAGAGTCTGTTCCAGCTCTACATCAGCCTCAAGGAGCTCTACCAGCTGCGCATGAGCTCCTCAGAGAG GGATGGAGTTCTGGCCCTGGATAATTTCCACCGCTGGTTCCAGCCGGCCATCCCCTCCTGGCTGCAGAAGACGTACAACGAGGCCCTGGCGCGGGTGCAGCGCGCTGTGCAGATGGATGAG CTGGTGCCCCTGGGTGAACTGACCAAGCACAGCACATCAGCGGTGGATCTATCCACCTGCTTTGCCCAGATCAGCCACACTGCCCGGCAGCTGGACTGGCCAGACCCAGAGGAGGCCTTCATGATTACCGTCAAGTTTGTGGAG GACACCTGTCGCCTGGCCCTGGTGTACTGCAGCCTTATAAAGGCCCGGGCCCGCGAGCTCTCTTCAGGCCAGAAGGACCAAGGCCAGGCAGCCAACATG ctgtgtgtggtggtgaatGACATGGAGCAGCTGCGGCTGGTGATCGGCAAGTTGCCTGCCCAGCTGGCATGGGAGGCCCTGGAGCAGCGGGTAGGGGCCGTGCTGGAGCAGGGGCAGCTGCAGAACACGCTGCATGCCCAGCTGCAGAGTGCGCTGGCCGGGCTGGGCCATGAGATCCGCACTGGCGTCCGCACCCTGGCCGAGCAG TTGGAGGTGGGCATCGCCAAGCACATCCAGAAACTGGTGGGCGTCAGGGAGTCCGTCCTGCCTGAGGAT GCCATTCTGCCCCTGATGAAGTTCCTGGAGGTGGAGCTTTGCTACATGAACACCAACTTGGTGCAGGAGAACTTCAGCAG CCTCCTGACCCTGCTCTGGACCCACACGCTCACAGTGCTGGTGGAGGCGGCCGCCTCCCAGCGCAGCTCATCCCTGGCTTCCAACAGGCTGAAGATTGCCCTGCAG AACCTGGAGATCTGCTTCCACGCTGAGGGCTGTGGCCTGCCACCCGAGGCCCTGCACACTGCCACCTTCCAG GCTCTGCAGAGGGACCTGGAGCTGCAGGCGGCCTCCAGCCGGGAACTCATCCGGAAGTACTTCTGCAGCCGAATCCAGCAGCAG gcAGAAACCACCTCTGAGGAGCTGGGGGCTGTGACAGTCAAGGCCTCCTACCGCGCCTCTGAGCAGAAGCTGCGTGTGGAGCTGCTCAGCGCCTCCAGCCTGCTGCCCCTGGACTCCAATG GCTCCAGCGACCCCTTTGTCCAGCTGACCTTGGAGCCCAGGCATGAGTTCCCTGAGCTGGCGGCCCGGGAGACCCAGAAGCACAAGAAGGACCTTCACCCATTGTTTGATGAGACCTTTGAATT CCTGGTGCCTGCTGAGCCGTGCCGCAAGGCTGGGGCATGCCTCCTGCTCACCGTGCTGGACTACGACACGCTGGGGGCTGACGACCTGGAAGGCGAGGCTTTCCTGCCGCTGCGTGAGGTGCCCGGGCTGAGTGGCTCTGAGGAGCCTGGTGAGGTGCCTCAGACCCGCCTGCCCCTCACGTACCCCGCACCCAACG GGGACCCAATCCTGCAGCTGCTGGAGGGCCGGAAGGGTGACCGAGAGGCCCAGGTCTTTGTGAGGCTGCGGCGGCACCGGACCAAGCAGGCCTCCCAGCATGCCTTGCGGCCGGCACCGTAG